DNA from Candidatus Rokuibacteriota bacterium:
ATTGCGTGGTCAAGAACCGGACCCCCGAGAAGCGGAGGGAACCGGGGACAGTCGTCCCGCGCCGTGTACTGATAGGCCCGGACCCCGGCGATCCTGACGACCTTGACGTCGACCTGGGCCGAATCCCCCGGGTTCGGCTTCTCGACTAGCGTGAGCTGGCCCGGATCATTCACGAACGAGCGAACCACGATCGAAGCCTCACCCATGCAGACAGGCCACGCGCCAGGTTCCCTCGCGGATTCCCGGAGGCCCCCCACCCCGCCGCCGCACGGGCGTCGCCCGCGTCGGTCGTTCGTGAATGCTCCGGGCTAGTAGCCTTCCCGTGCCGCCTCCGCGATGGCGCGCAGATTGGCCAGCGGCGTCTGGAGGGCCACGGCGCACTCGGGCGCCAGCACGCGCACTCCGGCCTCCACCGCGTAGCGCGCCTGCCTGTACACGTCCTGCGGCGTGCCGCGGAACAGCGCCTCCGGGGTCGAGATGTTCCCCACCAGCGACATCCGATCCCCCACCGTCTCGACCGCCATCTTCGAGTCCACCTGCCACTCGAAGTGGTAGGCGTCGAAGCCGGCGTCGGCGAAGAGGGTGAGCCGGTCGGCGCAGTTGCCGCACACGTGCAGGATCGTCGGCCCGCCGATGCGCGAGAGCATCTCCTGGTGGACGGGCTGGAGGAAGCGCTGGTAGGTGCCCGGGCTCACCAGGTCGCCGGTCGCGTGGTCGGACAGGGTGATGGCGTCGGCGCCCGCCTTGAGCTGCGCGTTGGCGAAGGCGACCGTCACGTGCTTCAGCCTGTCCAGGAAGCGCTTGACGCGCTCCGGCTCGGTGATGGTCCACAGCAGGAAGTCCTGCGTCCCGGCCAGGTGGTACGAGATGGTCCACGGGCCCATCACCTTGCCGAGGATGGCCACCCGGTCCCCGTACTCCCTGCGCAGGAGCGAGATGGCGTCCAGCACCACGCGCATGGGGGCGCTCTCCAGCAGCGCGTCCAGGTCCTGCGGCACGGCGGGCTCCGGCAGGTCGCGGGCCGGATGGGTCCTGGCATCGGGCATCATGGTGGGCGAGCCCCAGTCCATCTCGCAGCCCAGCGCCGCGGCCTCCTGCTGCACGCTGAACTGCGGCATGACGGCGTCGAAGCCGAGCAGCTCATGGCCGGCGGCGGCCAGCTCCGCCATGGCGGTCGCATCCAGGTGCGCCTGCGGGAAGTAGACGCCCGTCTTCTCCAGCCGTGAATGGCCGAGAGGACGCGCACCCGGGGTGACGGCGTTGGCTTGCCGTTCGTGGTCGTCACGCTACGCCCCGTCGCGGGCGGCCACCAGCCGCCGCGCCAGGTCTACCGCGCCCACCGCGTCCCCGGCATAGCCGTCGGCGCCTATCTCATTCCTGTATTGCAGGGTGACGGGCGCGCCGCCCACCATCACCTTCGGGCCGGAGGCCCCGAAGGTGTCGTGCACGGCGGCCACCACGTCCTTCATGCCCATCATCGTGGTCGTCAGAAGCGCCGAGAGGCCCACCAGCTCCGGCTTCTCCGCACGGACGGCCGCCACGAACCTGTCCACGGGCACGTCCACCCCGAGATCGCCGACACGGAACGAGGCGCCGGTCAGCATGATGGAGACGATGTTCTTGCCGATATCGTGGACGTCGCCCTTGACGGTGCCCAGCACGACGGTGGCGACATGCTCCTCCCCGCCGGCGGACAGGTGCGGCTTGAGGAGGCTGATGCCCCTGTGCATGTTGCGGGCGGCCAGGAGCACCTCCGGCACGAAGATCTCGCGCGCCCTGAACTCCTTGCCCACGATGCCCATGGCGGCGATGAAGCCGTCGTTGAGAATGACTGGAGCCGGGACGCCCTCGGCCATGTAGGCGTTGACCAGCCGCTCGACCTCGGCGCCGTCGATGCCGTCCATGGCCTTGCGTATGGCGGACACGTCTATGAGCACACGCGCACCTCCCGCGTTGTATGAGGCCACCCCGCCTCGATGGTGGACGTCCCTCGTCCAACCCACGCCGCCAGCATCGGCCCCCACATACCCGCGGGCGCGCGGCCCTGTCAAGGCCAAAGTGCCAGGGAGCGGAGCGTAAGCTGGGAGAGCGCCAGCGCCTGGCGCAGCGCCTCCTCCAGCGGCCGCCCGAGGATCAGCGCCAGGACCAGCGGGGCGGCCTCGAAGCCGAACTTGCGCAGCAGATACCCCCCGATGTCGCAGCAGACCATGGCCAGCACCTCGGCCACCCGCCCCGTGGCGCTGTGGGCCCCGATGAGGCAGAAGAGGACGATGGCCGGGGCGGATGCCGTGCAAGCGTCAGCCTGGCACCGTGGGCTGACCAGTTCATGACGGGGGCGCGGTCTCGGCCCGCTGAAACCCGCTGATCTCGAAGGATTCCCTCTCTGGCCCGTTCCTTGCTCCCTCCCGCTGTTCATGGGCCGAGAGCGGCGCGCTCAGATGGCGCCCGTTCCAGGCGGCCGCGACACCGGCGCATCACGCGAATCTCGGGGAGGTGATCGAAGCTCCACCTGCCACTTCGGCACCCACAACTGACACCTTCAATCCAGGGAGACCAGGGAAGATGATGAAGCGATTCATTCTCGCGCTGGCACTGACCGTGATCGGGATGCCCGGCATGGCGCTCGGGCAATCGGTGACGCCGCACGTCGACACCATCCAGGGCATCGAGATCTCACCGGGCATCGTCGACACTGTCCACGACATCCGATACGGCGCGGCCTTCGCCGCCCGGGCGACCGGCGCGCTACCCGGGGCCGTCGTGGTCGCGGTCAACTACACGCCCGCGTCGCCCGGCCCCTTCATCACCAACGTCATCATCGGCGGGCACTGGGCGCTGACCGTGACACGGAACGGCCGATTCATCGGGACGATCTACGGGAAGGCCACGGACGGCACCGCCGTCTGGGATGACACGGGTGAGGTTGCGGCGATCAACGTCATGCTCGCCATCGTGGGGGGCACCCGACGGTTTGCTGGCGTCACGGGGACAGCAGAGTTCGTGGGGACGCTGGACCATGGCCCCCTGGCGGTCGGACACCCGCCCACCATCGACGGGACGCTCGATCTGAGCTTCTAACCTCTCTCGCGTTCCTTCCGAGCGCTCGGCAACGGGCGGTCCCGGGCGTCACGCGCGCCCTGCGCGGGTGGCGCCCGGTGTACCCGCCCGGATTTCGCGGACACCGGGTTCACGCTACTCGTGCTCCGGCGGCAACCGCTGCCGTCAGGGACCGGGCGGCCGCGCGCTCAGCCCGGCTGCCGGGCGGACGCTGCACGCGCCGCCTCCCGCGCGAGCGCCTCGTTGCGACGGCCGAGCCACAGCCCATTGACCAGCCAGACGATCGCGATCGGCACGGCGGCCAGGCTGATGCCCGCCAGCCCCAGCCCGATGACCCCCAGGCCGGCGTACGACCAGGCGCCGATCTGATCGCCGGCGCGGTACACGAACGTATCGATGAAGCTCTTGGCCTTGTACTTGTCCTCGCGCGGGATAACCGTGAAGCACGTCTCGCGCGTGGGCCGAGCCACGGCGAAGTTGCCGGCCCGCCGCAAGACCTGGAACGTGACGACTGCCCACACGGTCGGCGCGACACCGACGACGGCGAAGCCCGCGACGCTCAACAGCGGCAGCAGGGTGAGCGTGATCGCGACACCGAGTCTCTTGATGATCCGTCCCGTCAACAGGAGCTGAATGAGCAGCGTCAAGACGTTGACCGTCATGTCGACATTGGCGAAGAAGGCCGTGCGCGCGGCGCGGTTCGTGAAGCTCCGTCTGGCGATGTCGGCCTGCTGGAAATACAGAAACGTCGACAGAATCGTGAAGAGCAACATGTAGAGCGTCAGCTGCAGCAGGTACGGCGACTGTATGGCGTGGGTGAGCCCGGAGAGCACTCCGCCGCCTACCACCGCGTCCTGATCGCGCGAGCCGGGCCGCCGCTCGCGCAGGCCCTGCGAGATCCTCGCGAGCCGACGGACGCTGAACACCGCCACCTCGAGCAGCACGGCCGAGACGGCCAGCAGCCGGGCACTGCCCAGCGGCTCCACCAGCACGGAGGTGAGCGAGGAGCCGGCGATGCCGCCGAGGGTCCCTCCGGCGGCGATGAAGCCGAACAGCCGCCGGCTCTGGTCGCTGCTGAAGACGTCGGCGAGGAACCCCCAGAAGACCGAGACGATGAAGAGGTTGAAGATCGCCGCCCAGACATAGAATGCCCGGCCAGCCCACACATTGGCGGGGCCGGTTGTCGTCCCCAGGAGGATGAGGAAGAGGACCAGGTTGGCCATGAAGAACCGGTACGTCCACGCGATGAAGCGGACCGGCGCCAGGCGCACCACGAGTGCCGAGAAGGGCGGGTTCGCGACGAGCATCCCGATCAGCGTCCCCGTGAACAGCCACGGGAGATTCTCGACGCCACCCGCCGCGCCGATCTCGTCACGAATCGGCCGGAGGACGTAGTACGCGGACAGGATCGAGAAGAAATAGAGCCAGGACCATGCGAGGGCAGCCGCCTCGCCCGGCTTCACATCGACGAGGACGCGCAGCAGCGGCAGCATCGGACCGCCCGCGGGGTCGCTGGACTTTTCGATGGGCAAGGAGTCCTCCTGTCGACCACGGAGCGTAACAGCGTCGCACCGTGTCAGGCGAGGGGATTTTCGATGAGCGCACGTGAGACCGTCCACGAGGAACGCCGCCGGCTCCTGCTGGCCATCGCGACCGCCGCAGCGGGGATGACCGTGATGCCGCCGGATCAGGCGGAGGTCTCCGGCACCGGGGCCGCGGTCGGCGGCCGCAGGCGCCGGGCGCGCCATCCCCGCCGGAGAAGCCGCTCCGCCGCATCGTCGAAGAGCGAGTAGAAGACCGGGACGGCGAGCAGGGTCAGGAGCAGGGACAGCATCTGCCCGCCGGCGATCACCGACCCGATGGCGCGGTTGTCACCGGCGCCCACACCGCTGGAGACCAGCAGCGGGAGCATGCCCGCCACGAAGGCCAGCGTCGTCATGAGGATCGGCCGGAGCCGGTCGCGGTTGGCCTGGATGATGGCCTCGAGGCGGGGCAGGCCAGCGGCCCGGAGGGCGATCGTGTGGTCGATCTGGAGAATGGCGTTCTTCTTCACGACGCCGAAGAGCACGAGGAGCCCGAGCGCGGTGTAGATGTTGAGCGACTGCCCGAACACGATGATGGAGCCGAGCGCGAAGGGCAGCGTGAGGGGCAGGGCGAGGAGGATCGTGACCGGGTGGAGCCACGACTCGAACTGGGCGGCCAGCACCAGATACATGAAGATGAGCGAGAGGGCGAAGGCGAGGAGGAAGTAGAAGGCGGCGTTCCCCATCTCCCGTGACGTGCCGGTCGTGTCCGCCACGTACCCGGGAGGGAGCTGGAGGGCCCGGACCTCCCGCCGCAGAGCGTCGAGGGCCTCTTGCTGCGAGTGGCCCGATCGCATGTTGGCCGTGACGGTGACCTGACGGCGCCGACCCAGACGGTCGACCTGCGAGGGCCCCTGGGACTCCTCGAACCGGGCGAGGTGCTCCAGGCTCACGACCCCGAGCCGGCCGGACGGCACGCCGATCTGGCTCAGCCCCTCGACATCGGTGCGCCAGCGGGCCAGGGCGCGGGCGTGCACCTCGTACTGCTCTCCACCCTCGTTGTAGGTGGAGATCTGACGGCCGCCCACCATGATGCGGAGCGTGTCGGCGACATCGGCCACCTGGACGCCCAGCTCGGCCGCCTTGGGCCGGTCGAGACGAAGCGACAGCTCGGGCTTGCCCAGGACGAGTGTGCTGTCGAGGTCCACGACGCCCGGAGTCCGCTCGAGGGCTGCGGTGAGCCGCTCCGAGTACGCCGCCAGCTTCTTGAGATCGGGGCCGGTGATGTAGAAGGCCACCTCCTTGTTGATCATGCCGCCCCCCGAGATGGCCGAGACCTCCGAGACGCTCGTGCGGAGGCGGTCGGCGGCGAAGCGGGGGAGCACGGTCGTCCGGACGCGGTCCATGGTCTCGAACTGGCCCTCTCGGCGCGTGCCGATGGGCGTGAGCTTGACGACGACGCTGGCCAGGTTGGCCGTGCGTCGCTCGTCCGCGCCGACGAGGACGATCGTGTACGCGACTCCGGGCAGCCGCTTGACCTCTCGGGCGATGCGGCCCGCGATGAGCTCCGTCTGCTCGACCGTCGTGCCCTCGGGCGTGCGCACGGAGACCATGAACTCCGACTGGTCGTTCTTCGGGAGGAAGTCCTTGCCGACGACGACGAAGAGGGGGACCACCGAGGCGAGCGCGAGAGCGCTGGCCAGCACGATGACCCAGCGATGGGCCATGGCCCCACGGAGGAGGTGCTCGTAGCCGCGCTCGAGCCAGGCGAAGGCCCGCGCGTCCCGGGACCTGTGGCCGCCAGACGCGGACGGCGCGAGCCAGCGGCTCGCCATCATGGGCGTGAGCGTGAAGGCCACGAGCAGCGAGACCATGATCGCGAAGCCCATCGTGAGACCGAAGGAGTTCATGAACCGGCCGACGATGCCCCCCATGAACGCCAAGGGGAGGAAGACGGCGACGAGCGAGAGGGTCGTCGCGAGGACCGCGAGGCCGATCTCGCGGGTGCCCTCCAGCGCCGCCTGGAGCGGCGGCAGTCCCTTCTCCTCCATGACGCGGACGACGTTCTCCAGCACCACGATCGCGTCGTCGATCACGATGCCGACCGAGAGCGTCAGCGCCAGGAGCGTGATGATGTTGAGCGTGAAGTCCATGGCCCACATGAGCGCGAAGGTGCTGACGATGGACGCCGGGATCGCGATGGCCGCGATGAGCGTCGAGCGCCAGTTCCGCAGGAAGACCAGGACGACCAGGGAGGCGAGGACGGCGCCCAGCGCCAGGTGCTCCTGCACCTTCTTGACCGCGTCCTCGATGTACTCGGAGTAGTCGCGGACGACGCGGAGCTCATAGCCCGCGGGCAATCGTGGGCCGAGCCCCTGGAGGCGCTCCTTGATCCCACGGACCACCGCCACGGTGTTGGTCCCCGATTGCCGCCGGACCGCCAGGATCACCGTGGGCTTGCCGTCGAGGCTGGCGGCGGTCTGGACCTCCTCGGTCCCGTCCTCGGCCTGGCCGACGTCCCGGAGCCGGATGTGCGTGGCGCCGCGCGAGGCGACGACGAGGCCGTCGAACTCGGGAACGCGGTTGACCCGCCCCTTCATCCGCACGGTCAGCGCGCGCGCGCCCTGGCTCACGCTCCCTCCGGGAAGCTGGATGTTCTGTCCGGCGATGGCGCGGGTCACCTCGGCCGCGGCGAGGTTGTAGGCGCGGAGCCTGGCGGGGTCGAGCCAGAGGTTGACCTGACGCTGGCGCCCACCGACGATGGTCGCCTGGCCGACACCCGGCAGTGACTCGAGCTCCCGGCGCACCGTCTTGTCGGCGAGCTCGGTGATGTCGCGGATCGGGCGGGCCGCCGACAGAGAGATGTACAGGACCGGCGCGGCATCGGTGTCGACCTTCCCGACGACCGGCGGGTCGATGTCCTTCGGCAGGTCCGGGAGGATCTGACTGATCTTGTCGCGCACCTCCTGAGCCGCCACGTCCACGCTCTTCTCCATCTGGAACTGGATGAAGACCTGGGAGACCCCCTCGGTCGAGATGGAGCGCAGCTCGTCGATCCCGGCGATGGTGTTCACCGCACGCTCGATGCGGTCGGTGATCTCGGTCTCGACGTCCTCCGGCGCGGCGCCAGCCTGCCGGGTCGTGATGGCGACGGTGGGGAACTCGACCCGCGGGAAGAGATCCACGCCCAGGCGCACGTAGGCGAAGGCCCCCACGACCACGAGCGAGAGCACGAGCACCGAGGCGAGGACGGGGCGCCGGACGGAGAGAGCAGCGAGCCACTGCATCGCTAGCGCCCACCGCGGGCGACCGCGACGGCCACGCCGTCGGCCAGACCGGGCGCCTGGCGGGCCACGACGATCTCACCCGCCTTCAGGCCGCGCAGCACCTCCACCTGCTCGCCCACCTCGCGCCCGAGCTGGACGAAGCGGAGCTCGGCCCTGGCGTCGCGGACGACGAAGAGCGAGGACACGCCGGCCTGCGTGTACACCGCGGAGGACGGGACGAACACGGTGCGCTCCGCGGCCGGCAGCTCCAGCCGCGCCGTCGCGAACAGCCCCGGCTGCAGGCGCGCGTCCGCGTTGGGCACGATGGCCTCGACGACGAGCGCCCGCGCCTCGGTCCGGAGCGCGGGCCCCACGTAAGCGACCGTGCCCGTGAAGGTGCGGTCGGGGTAGGTCTGCACCGAGAAGGACACCCGCTGTCCCTTGCGGATCACGGCCACGGCGGCCTCGGGCACCGTCAGCTCGATCCGCAGCGGATCGACGCGCACCAGGGTGGCGATGCGGCTGCCCCGCTGGACGAGCTGCCCCACGCTGACGTGGCGCTCGGCGACCACGCCCTCGAGTGGGGCGCGGATCACGGTGTCGGCGAGCGCCTTGCGCGCCAGCGCGACCCGCGCCCGCTGCGCCAGGAACCCCTGGTAGAGCTGGCGCGTCTGGTTCAGCACGAGGTCGTGCTGCTCGCGGGTGGCTAGGTGCTCGGCGCGCCGGGTGTCGTAGTCCGAGCGTGACACCAGGCCCTGCTCGACGAGCCGCAGGTACCGCGCGTGCTCGGCCTCGGCGCGCTCCAGGGCCACGCGCGCCTGGCGCGCCTCGGGGGTCCGCGCCGGATCGAAGTCCTCGCCGCCGCGCAGGCCGAGGCGCTCGCGGGTCTGGGCCTCCGTGGCCTCCGCCTCGCGGAGCTGGATGGCGGCGTCGCCCGGGTCGAGGCTCGCCAGCACCGAGCCCACCCGCACGACCGCGCCACGCTCGACCGGAGCCTCGACCACCCGGCCGCCCACCTCCGCCGAGACGTCCGTCTGGGCGTCGGCCACGAGGGTTCCGGTGACGTCCAGCGCCCGCGGCAGGGCGCGCTCCTGCGCGGCGACGGTGCTCACGACCACCGCCGGCGGTTCCTTGACCGGGGCCGCTGGGTTTCTGGCATCCGAGTCGGTGCAGCCGGCGGCGATCTGAGCGAGGAGGAGGCCGCTGAGGACGGTCCGCATGGGGGTCCGGAGGCTGGCGGTCATGACCCTGTCTCCCTTCCTGGTCCTTCGGGATCGGACACGCACAGGCGACAGATCCGGTCGTCGATGCGCCGGCAGAGCTGGACGAGCTCGCGGACGGGGACATGTCGGAGCGCGTCGACTTCCTCGGCGGCGAGCTCCAGGCCCACTGATCGGCTGGCAGCCCACGGATCCCTGAAGAACGCCGCCCGGAAGCTCTCGTCCGTGAGGAGCTTGCCCAGGACCCGCTCCACGCTCGGCTGACTCATTCAGTGCCTCCTTCGGGACGATCCGTCACCCCGGCCCCGGGCACCGGGGTTTGCAAGCCCGGAGCCACAGGGCGCGGCCACGACCGAAACGACAGCAAGGAAAGGCAGAAATGCGCCGGAGAGGCCCGTCCTGCCCGCCCCGCGTTGGCGATCCCCGGGCAACCGGGGTGCGCGGATTGCTACAGGTGCGGAGAAATCGACAGTGCTACGGCTCGGGGCCGCAGCGCTTGAGGCGGGTGTAGAGCTGGGAGCGCGTGAGGCCGAGCAGCCTGGCGGCGCGCGACTTGTTGCCGCCGGCCCGGCGGAGGCCGTCCAGGACGAGCTGGCGCTCCCACTGGGCCAGCGAGCTGCCCGCAGCCAGCCCCGAGAAGACGTGGACCGCGGAGGGAGCTCCGGCCTCTCCCGCCTGGCCGCGCGGGCGCAGGCCGAGCTGGTCGGCCGTGATGAGGCGACCGTCCGACATGATGAGCGCGCGCTCCACCGCGTTCTGCAGCTCCCGGATGTTACCGGGCCACGGGTGCGAGAGGAGGGCGTCGCTCGCGTCGCGACTGATCCCGACCTCGCCCTTGCCCATGCGCGCCCCGAGGTCGCGCACGAAGTGCTCGGCGAGCAACAGCACGTCCTCTCCCCGCTCGCGGAGCGCCGGCAGGTGGACCGGGAAGACGTGGAGGCGGTAGTAGAGATCCGCCCTGAAGGCCCCCTCCGCCACCGAGCGGGCCAGGTCGCGGTTGGTCGCCGCGATCACGCGGACGTCCGCACGGACGGTGCTCGTGCCACCGACGCGCTCGAACTCGCGCTCCTGGAGCACCCGGAGGAGCTTGGCCTGCACGCCCGGCGACAGCTCGCCGACCTCGTCGAGGAACAGCGTGCCCCCGCGCGCCCGCTCGAACCGCCCGGGCTTCTGGCGGTCCGCGCCGGTGAAGGCGCCGCGCTCGTGGCCGAAGAGCTCGGACTCGAGCAGCGTCTCGGGCAACGCCGCGCAGTTGACCGCCACGAAGGGGCCATCGGCCCGCGGGCTGGCGTGGTGGATGGCCCGGGCGACCAGCTCCTTTCCGGTGCCGCTCTCGCCGGTCAGGAGCGTGGTCACGTCGGTCGGAGTCACCCGCTCGGCCCGCGCGAGGGCCTCGCGGAACTCCGGCGACCGCCCGATGAGACGCCCGAACCCGTATTGCTCTCCCAGCTCAGAGCGCAGCGTGGTCAGGTGCTCCTCGAGACGGCGGGCCCGGTCCTCGACCACCGCGACCCGTCGCTGCTCCTCGGCGAGGCGCTGGTGCTGGATGGCGAGCACGACCTGGGCCGCGATCGCGCTGGCGACCTCCTCATGCGAGGGGTCGAACCAGTAGGGCTCCCGCTTGCCGAAGTACAGGGCTCCGCCCACCTGCTCACCGAATCGGAGCGGGACGCAGAGAGTCGAGCGGGCCCCTTCGTCGATCATCATGCGGTCTCCCGGCCAGGACGGGTCCAGCTCTGCGGGCGCATCGGACATGACCACGGCCTCCCCGCCCTCCACCCGGTCGGCGAACGAGAAATCCTCGAGGCGCATCGCCCCGTGCGCCCCCTCGCCCAGGTTGTCGTTCACCTCGGCGAGGATCTTGATCTCTCGACCGGACAGGAGCCCCACGCCCATGACCTCGAAGTCCAGGATCGGCCGGACCGCGTCCGCCAGCCGCGTGAAGACGTCCTGGACGTTCAGGCTCTCGGCCAGGGCGATCGGGAGGCTCTGCAGCGCCCCGAGCCGTTGCCGGCGGCGGCGCTCGGCGTAGAGCCGCGCCGTGCTGTCGACGAAGGGGCCGATGAGGTCGGCGACCTCCGCGGCCAGCTCCAGCTGTGCCGGCCCGTAGGCGCCTATGGTGCGGCTGCAGGCGACCAGAGCGCCGATCACGCGCCCGCTGCTCCTGAGGGGCAGGACGACGGCGGAGCGGTAGCCTGCATCCACCACGGCCCGCTCGCGCGGGCTCAGGCGCGCGAACCGCGGGTCGTTCCGGAAATCCGTCACCAGGAGACGCTCGCCCTCGAAGGCCGGACGGATGGCCGAGTCCGCGACGAGATTGCGACCCTCGGGCTTGAAGTCCGTGGTGTAGTGGCCTGCATGGAGCAGGGGGCCCGCCGCGGCGTGCTCGGCGAACACGGTGAAGGTCTGGCCCGAGTCGTCCAGCCGGCTGACCGTCAGCCGCTCGTGGGGCAGCAGCGGACGAAGGTGCCTGCAGAACTCATCCAGGAGCCGCTCAGGCTTGAGCTCCTCGCCGAGCGCCCGGCCGAGGGCCGACAGCGCGGTCAGCAGATCGGCTTTCGTGCTGGGCGGGCCGGGCTCCAACGGTTCCGGGGGCTGCGGCATGGCGCGATCATACCGCGCCGGGCGGGGCCAGTGGCGCGCCGCGTGCGGCGGAGCCCCGCCGGGCCGGTCCGCAAGACACCGGGGCGGGGTCCGCGTGAAAAGCCCGGGGAACCGCACGGGCGCCCCGGGAGTTTGTCGAACCGACTTCCATGTCCGCCACACCCTGCTCAAGGGACGCGGGCTCGCGCTGCTGCTCGTGAGCTTCCGCGAGAGCGCCGAGCTGGTGCGGCGCACCGTGCGCGAGCGCGGCTACACGGCGCCCGTGCTCCTCGACGACAGCGGCGAGGTCACCGGCCTCAGATACGGCGTGTTCGGGCCACCCACAGTCTACGTCGTGGACCGGGAGGGCCGCCTCCTGGCCCGCGGCGCCGGGCCGCGCGACTGGTCGAGCCCGGCGGCGCGCAGGCTCCTCGAAGCGCTGACCGTGCCGGTCAGCCGATGAGGCGCCTGCCCGTCAGGCG
Protein-coding regions in this window:
- a CDS encoding MtaA/CmuA family methyltransferase; translated protein: MEKTGVYFPQAHLDATAMAELAAAGHELLGFDAVMPQFSVQQEAAALGCEMDWGSPTMMPDARTHPARDLPEPAVPQDLDALLESAPMRVVLDAISLLRREYGDRVAILGKVMGPWTISYHLAGTQDFLLWTITEPERVKRFLDRLKHVTVAFANAQLKAGADAITLSDHATGDLVSPGTYQRFLQPVHQEMLSRIGGPTILHVCGNCADRLTLFADAGFDAYHFEWQVDSKMAVETVGDRMSLVGNISTPEALFRGTPQDVYRQARYAVEAGVRVLAPECAVALQTPLANLRAIAEAAREGY
- a CDS encoding corrinoid protein, with protein sequence MDGIDGAEVERLVNAYMAEGVPAPVILNDGFIAAMGIVGKEFRAREIFVPEVLLAARNMHRGISLLKPHLSAGGEEHVATVVLGTVKGDVHDIGKNIVSIMLTGASFRVGDLGVDVPVDRFVAAVRAEKPELVGLSALLTTTMMGMKDVVAAVHDTFGASGPKVMVGGAPVTLQYRNEIGADGYAGDAVGAVDLARRLVAARDGA
- a CDS encoding MFS transporter, which gives rise to MLPLLRVLVDVKPGEAAALAWSWLYFFSILSAYYVLRPIRDEIGAAGGVENLPWLFTGTLIGMLVANPPFSALVVRLAPVRFIAWTYRFFMANLVLFLILLGTTTGPANVWAGRAFYVWAAIFNLFIVSVFWGFLADVFSSDQSRRLFGFIAAGGTLGGIAGSSLTSVLVEPLGSARLLAVSAVLLEVAVFSVRRLARISQGLRERRPGSRDQDAVVGGGVLSGLTHAIQSPYLLQLTLYMLLFTILSTFLYFQQADIARRSFTNRAARTAFFANVDMTVNVLTLLIQLLLTGRIIKRLGVAITLTLLPLLSVAGFAVVGVAPTVWAVVTFQVLRRAGNFAVARPTRETCFTVIPREDKYKAKSFIDTFVYRAGDQIGAWSYAGLGVIGLGLAGISLAAVPIAIVWLVNGLWLGRRNEALAREAARAASARQPG
- a CDS encoding efflux RND transporter permease subunit, with protein sequence MQWLAALSVRRPVLASVLVLSLVVVGAFAYVRLGVDLFPRVEFPTVAITTRQAGAAPEDVETEITDRIERAVNTIAGIDELRSISTEGVSQVFIQFQMEKSVDVAAQEVRDKISQILPDLPKDIDPPVVGKVDTDAAPVLYISLSAARPIRDITELADKTVRRELESLPGVGQATIVGGRQRQVNLWLDPARLRAYNLAAAEVTRAIAGQNIQLPGGSVSQGARALTVRMKGRVNRVPEFDGLVVASRGATHIRLRDVGQAEDGTEEVQTAASLDGKPTVILAVRRQSGTNTVAVVRGIKERLQGLGPRLPAGYELRVVRDYSEYIEDAVKKVQEHLALGAVLASLVVLVFLRNWRSTLIAAIAIPASIVSTFALMWAMDFTLNIITLLALTLSVGIVIDDAIVVLENVVRVMEEKGLPPLQAALEGTREIGLAVLATTLSLVAVFLPLAFMGGIVGRFMNSFGLTMGFAIMVSLLVAFTLTPMMASRWLAPSASGGHRSRDARAFAWLERGYEHLLRGAMAHRWVIVLASALALASVVPLFVVVGKDFLPKNDQSEFMVSVRTPEGTTVEQTELIAGRIAREVKRLPGVAYTIVLVGADERRTANLASVVVKLTPIGTRREGQFETMDRVRTTVLPRFAADRLRTSVSEVSAISGGGMINKEVAFYITGPDLKKLAAYSERLTAALERTPGVVDLDSTLVLGKPELSLRLDRPKAAELGVQVADVADTLRIMVGGRQISTYNEGGEQYEVHARALARWRTDVEGLSQIGVPSGRLGVVSLEHLARFEESQGPSQVDRLGRRRQVTVTANMRSGHSQQEALDALRREVRALQLPPGYVADTTGTSREMGNAAFYFLLAFALSLIFMYLVLAAQFESWLHPVTILLALPLTLPFALGSIIVFGQSLNIYTALGLLVLFGVVKKNAILQIDHTIALRAAGLPRLEAIIQANRDRLRPILMTTLAFVAGMLPLLVSSGVGAGDNRAIGSVIAGGQMLSLLLTLLAVPVFYSLFDDAAERLLRRGWRARRLRPPTAAPVPETSA
- a CDS encoding efflux RND transporter periplasmic adaptor subunit, with translation MTASLRTPMRTVLSGLLLAQIAAGCTDSDARNPAAPVKEPPAVVVSTVAAQERALPRALDVTGTLVADAQTDVSAEVGGRVVEAPVERGAVVRVGSVLASLDPGDAAIQLREAEATEAQTRERLGLRGGEDFDPARTPEARQARVALERAEAEHARYLRLVEQGLVSRSDYDTRRAEHLATREQHDLVLNQTRQLYQGFLAQRARVALARKALADTVIRAPLEGVVAERHVSVGQLVQRGSRIATLVRVDPLRIELTVPEAAVAVIRKGQRVSFSVQTYPDRTFTGTVAYVGPALRTEARALVVEAIVPNADARLQPGLFATARLELPAAERTVFVPSSAVYTQAGVSSLFVVRDARAELRFVQLGREVGEQVEVLRGLKAGEIVVARQAPGLADGVAVAVARGGR
- a CDS encoding sigma 54-interacting transcriptional regulator — protein: MPQPPEPLEPGPPSTKADLLTALSALGRALGEELKPERLLDEFCRHLRPLLPHERLTVSRLDDSGQTFTVFAEHAAAGPLLHAGHYTTDFKPEGRNLVADSAIRPAFEGERLLVTDFRNDPRFARLSPRERAVVDAGYRSAVVLPLRSSGRVIGALVACSRTIGAYGPAQLELAAEVADLIGPFVDSTARLYAERRRRQRLGALQSLPIALAESLNVQDVFTRLADAVRPILDFEVMGVGLLSGREIKILAEVNDNLGEGAHGAMRLEDFSFADRVEGGEAVVMSDAPAELDPSWPGDRMMIDEGARSTLCVPLRFGEQVGGALYFGKREPYWFDPSHEEVASAIAAQVVLAIQHQRLAEEQRRVAVVEDRARRLEEHLTTLRSELGEQYGFGRLIGRSPEFREALARAERVTPTDVTTLLTGESGTGKELVARAIHHASPRADGPFVAVNCAALPETLLESELFGHERGAFTGADRQKPGRFERARGGTLFLDEVGELSPGVQAKLLRVLQEREFERVGGTSTVRADVRVIAATNRDLARSVAEGAFRADLYYRLHVFPVHLPALRERGEDVLLLAEHFVRDLGARMGKGEVGISRDASDALLSHPWPGNIRELQNAVERALIMSDGRLITADQLGLRPRGQAGEAGAPSAVHVFSGLAAGSSLAQWERQLVLDGLRRAGGNKSRAARLLGLTRSQLYTRLKRCGPEP
- a CDS encoding TlpA family protein disulfide reductase; the encoded protein is MKSPGNRTGAPGVCRTDFHVRHTLLKGRGLALLLVSFRESAELVRRTVRERGYTAPVLLDDSGEVTGLRYGVFGPPTVYVVDREGRLLARGAGPRDWSSPAARRLLEALTVPVSR